A window of Aquitalea denitrificans contains these coding sequences:
- the infA gene encoding translation initiation factor IF-1 — translation MSKEDMIELQGVVIEMLPESRFRVRLDNNVEILAYGSGKMKMHRIRVLVGDRVTVEMSPYDLTKGRINFRHPTAPVGGPAPQHFKRR, via the coding sequence ATGTCCAAAGAAGACATGATCGAACTGCAAGGCGTCGTTATTGAAATGCTGCCGGAATCGCGCTTTCGAGTGCGCCTGGACAACAATGTTGAAATCCTGGCCTATGGCTCGGGAAAAATGAAGATGCACCGCATCCGCGTACTGGTCGGTGACCGTGTGACCGTGGAAATGTCACCGTACGACCTGACCAAGGGTCGCATCAACTTCCGCCACCCGACTGCTCCTGTCGGCGGCCCGGCTCCGCAGCACTTCAAGCGCCGCTAA
- a CDS encoding amino acid permease — protein MENNREGEGLRRSLQARHLSMIAIGGSIGTGLFLASGATVASAGPGGALLSYALIGLMVYFLMTSLGEMAAFMPVSGSFQVYGSRFVDHSFGFAQGWNYWYNWAVTIAVELAAASIVMHYWLPHVPGVVWSAVFLAVIFALNYFSVKGFGEAEFWCSMLKVVTIIAFIIVGFMMIWGIMTNPDSSRYSPGLNVFMHGDGPFVGGMAAFVSVSMIVGFSFQGTELIGVAAGESSHPAKTIPRAVKQIFWRILMFYMLSILIIGFILPYNDPMLLKNDVQDVGASPFTLVFSRAGLALSASLMNAVILSAILSAGNSGMYASTRMLYVMAQNKMAPAWFGKLSASGVPRNALYATTLVAGLCFLTSLFESNAVYLWLLNSSGMTGFIAWLGIAICHYRFRRAYVQQGYDLADLPYRARWFPLGPLFAFALCMLIMLGQNYAAFTSAKVDWNGIIATYIGIPLFLLLWLGYKWKHGSTLIPLERIELAEAHAQLEPVEPSGRLAEQAAD, from the coding sequence ATGGAAAACAATAGAGAAGGCGAAGGACTTAGGCGCAGCCTGCAGGCGCGCCATTTGTCCATGATCGCCATTGGCGGCTCCATCGGTACCGGCCTGTTTCTGGCCTCCGGTGCCACGGTAGCTTCGGCCGGGCCGGGTGGGGCCTTGCTGTCGTATGCGCTGATCGGGTTGATGGTGTATTTCCTGATGACCAGTCTGGGGGAGATGGCAGCTTTCATGCCGGTGTCCGGCTCCTTCCAGGTATACGGTTCGCGTTTTGTCGACCACTCCTTCGGTTTCGCCCAGGGCTGGAATTACTGGTACAACTGGGCGGTCACCATTGCGGTGGAACTGGCAGCGGCTTCCATCGTCATGCATTACTGGCTACCCCATGTACCGGGCGTGGTGTGGAGCGCGGTGTTTCTGGCCGTCATCTTTGCCCTCAACTATTTCTCGGTAAAAGGCTTTGGCGAGGCGGAATTCTGGTGCTCCATGCTCAAGGTGGTCACCATCATTGCCTTCATCATCGTGGGTTTCATGATGATCTGGGGCATCATGACCAATCCGGACAGTAGCCGTTATTCGCCTGGCCTGAATGTGTTCATGCATGGTGATGGCCCCTTTGTCGGTGGCATGGCGGCCTTTGTCAGCGTGTCGATGATTGTGGGTTTCTCCTTCCAGGGCACTGAGCTGATCGGCGTGGCTGCGGGCGAATCCAGCCACCCGGCCAAAACAATCCCGCGCGCCGTGAAGCAGATTTTCTGGCGCATCCTGATGTTCTACATGCTGTCCATCCTGATCATCGGCTTCATCCTGCCGTATAACGATCCGATGCTGCTGAAGAACGATGTGCAGGACGTGGGTGCCAGCCCGTTCACCCTGGTGTTCAGCCGCGCCGGCCTCGCCTTGTCGGCCAGCCTGATGAATGCGGTGATCCTGTCGGCCATCCTGTCGGCGGGGAATTCCGGCATGTATGCTTCCACCCGCATGCTGTACGTGATGGCGCAGAACAAGATGGCCCCGGCCTGGTTCGGCAAGCTGTCTGCCAGTGGCGTGCCGCGCAATGCCCTGTATGCCACCACGCTGGTGGCCGGCCTGTGCTTCCTTACCTCGCTGTTCGAGAGCAATGCGGTATACCTGTGGCTGCTGAATTCCTCCGGCATGACCGGTTTCATCGCCTGGCTGGGGATTGCCATCTGCCATTACCGTTTCCGCCGTGCCTATGTGCAGCAGGGCTATGATCTGGCCGATCTGCCTTACCGCGCCCGCTGGTTTCCGCTGGGGCCGCTGTTTGCCTTTGCGCTGTGCATGCTGATCATGCTGGGGCAGAACTATGCCGCCTTCACCAGCGCCAAGGTCGACTGGAATGGCATTATCGCCACCTATATCGGCATTCCGCTGTTTCTGCTGCTGTGGCTGGGCTACAAATGGAAGCATGGCAGCACGCTGATTCCGCTGGAGCGGATTGAACTGGCCGAAGCGCATGCGCAGTTGGAACCGGTCGAGCCGTCCGGTCGTCTGGCAGAGCAGGCCGCTGACTGA
- a CDS encoding MarC family protein: MSLFFSKYLFVLAALLPIINPPGLVPIFISMTARNTTQQRAFLARRIAMYCFLLLLGSMYVGSFVLEFFGVSLPVVQLSGGLLISLAAWRMLNDNPAESNQPSSEPVRQENRDELKQRAFYPLTFPLTVGPGSISVSITLGASMTVTGKPMVKYMLVPMASLAAVLSLAVLVYMCYRHADKLLAYLGQTGSVVFLRLSAFILMCLGVQIMWEGVEQLFSELIQSNANLLHR; encoded by the coding sequence ATGTCACTTTTTTTCAGCAAATATCTGTTTGTGCTGGCAGCCTTGCTGCCCATTATCAATCCTCCCGGATTGGTGCCCATTTTCATTTCCATGACCGCGCGCAACACCACGCAGCAGCGGGCTTTTCTGGCGCGGCGTATTGCCATGTACTGCTTTTTGCTGTTGCTGGGCAGCATGTATGTGGGCAGTTTCGTGCTGGAGTTTTTCGGTGTGTCGCTGCCGGTGGTGCAGCTGTCTGGTGGCTTGCTGATTTCGCTGGCGGCCTGGCGCATGCTCAATGACAACCCGGCGGAAAGCAATCAGCCTTCCAGCGAGCCGGTGCGGCAGGAAAACCGTGACGAACTCAAGCAGCGGGCCTTTTATCCGCTGACTTTTCCACTGACAGTGGGGCCAGGTTCGATCTCGGTTTCCATCACCCTGGGTGCGTCGATGACGGTAACCGGCAAGCCGATGGTGAAATACATGCTGGTGCCGATGGCCAGTCTGGCGGCGGTGCTGTCGCTGGCCGTGCTGGTGTACATGTGTTACCGCCATGCCGACAAGCTGCTGGCTTATCTGGGGCAGACTGGCTCGGTGGTGTTCCTGCGCCTGTCGGCCTTCATTCTGATGTGTCTGGGGGTGCAGATCATGTGGGAAGGGGTGGAGCAGCTGTTCTCCGAACTGATCCAGAGCAACGCCAACCTGTTACATCGCTGA
- a CDS encoding ACP phosphodiesterase, whose protein sequence is MNYLAHLHLAPDDAAARVGNLLGDFLKPSHAGHLPQALQQGMALHRRIDSHTDSHPLVAHSKQRIAAERRRYAGILVDIFYDHFLARHWTEFASMPLADFTARSYAELEAHRQWLPPRLLDILPRMQTEDWLLSYAEVDGIAAVLRSFSRHRIQRDNPVAAGIDDLLQHYSTLEQDFLDFYPQLQQALVTDRS, encoded by the coding sequence ATGAACTACCTGGCCCACCTGCATCTGGCACCGGACGATGCGGCGGCACGGGTGGGGAATCTGCTGGGCGACTTTCTCAAGCCATCCCATGCCGGACACCTACCGCAGGCGCTGCAGCAAGGCATGGCCCTGCACCGGCGGATAGACAGCCACACCGACAGCCACCCGCTGGTGGCACACAGCAAGCAGCGCATTGCCGCAGAGCGGCGGCGCTACGCCGGCATCCTGGTGGACATTTTCTACGATCACTTCCTGGCACGGCACTGGACCGAATTTGCCAGCATGCCGCTGGCGGATTTCACCGCCCGCAGCTATGCCGAACTGGAAGCACACCGGCAATGGCTGCCACCGCGCCTGCTGGACATATTGCCGCGCATGCAGACCGAGGACTGGTTGCTGTCCTACGCAGAAGTGGACGGTATTGCCGCAGTGCTGCGCAGCTTTTCCCGCCACCGCATACAGCGCGACAATCCCGTTGCCGCTGGCATTGACGACCTGCTCCAGCACTATTCAACGCTAGAACAGGACTTTCTGGACTTTTACCCGCAATTGCAGCAGGCATTGGTCACGGACCGCAGCTAA
- a CDS encoding HutD family protein, which yields MHTLLARDYPATPWKNGGGTTRQILISPPDATLDDFDYRISMASVASDGPFSHFAGVDRQLLLLDGNGLLLVRGDGSHSLLDVHSHPLAFAGEEPISSRLQDGPVLDFNVMTRRNRYQQQVESFELHGVRQLQSSDEVLLVMLAAGKALEVRREDGRSCVLQPQDALLQQLAVSLTLTSTMPVRIIVVRLNRQSPE from the coding sequence ATGCACACCCTGCTAGCCCGCGACTACCCGGCCACGCCGTGGAAAAACGGCGGCGGCACCACCCGCCAGATCCTGATTTCACCGCCGGATGCCACACTGGATGATTTCGACTACCGCATCAGCATGGCCAGCGTGGCCAGTGACGGTCCGTTTTCGCACTTTGCCGGGGTGGACCGCCAGTTGCTGCTGCTGGACGGCAATGGCCTGCTGCTGGTACGTGGCGACGGCAGCCACAGCCTGCTGGATGTTCACAGCCACCCGCTGGCCTTTGCCGGGGAAGAGCCTATCAGCAGCCGGCTGCAGGATGGGCCGGTGCTCGACTTCAATGTGATGACCCGCCGCAACCGCTACCAACAGCAGGTGGAAAGCTTTGAGCTGCACGGGGTGCGCCAGTTACAAAGCAGTGACGAAGTGTTGCTGGTGATGCTGGCGGCAGGCAAGGCACTGGAAGTGCGCCGAGAAGATGGCCGCAGTTGCGTGCTGCAGCCACAGGATGCCTTGCTGCAGCAACTGGCGGTAAGCCTGACGCTGACCAGTACCATGCCGGTCCGCATCATCGTCGTGCGGCTTAACCGGCAAAGCCCGGAATGA
- the yiaY gene encoding L-threonine dehydrogenase, giving the protein MATSAFFIPSVNLMGAGCLQQAVDSMQAQGFKRALIVTDAGLVKTGLADKVAALLAAADIQSAVFDGVHPNPTCANVNAGLALLQEKQCDVVISLGGGSPHDCAKGIALVAVNGGKIQDYEGVDKSAKPQLPLVAINTTAGTASEMTRFCIITDEARHIKMAIVDKHTTPILSVNDPETMAGMPPSLTAATGMDALTHAIEAYVSTIATPITDACALKAMSLIAAFLPRAVENGQDMEAREQMAYAQFLAGMAFNNASLGYVHAMAHQLGGFYDLPHGVCNAVLLPHVQVYNSKVAAARLADVGVALGVKAGAEDAIEAIRQLAAKVGIPAGLTQLGVKVEDIPVLATNALKDACGFTNPVQATHEEICAIYRAAM; this is encoded by the coding sequence ATGGCTACCAGCGCTTTCTTCATTCCTTCCGTCAACCTGATGGGAGCCGGCTGCTTGCAGCAGGCCGTAGACAGCATGCAGGCCCAGGGTTTCAAACGTGCGCTGATCGTGACCGATGCCGGCCTGGTCAAGACCGGTCTTGCCGACAAGGTGGCCGCGCTGCTGGCTGCGGCTGATATCCAGTCGGCGGTATTCGATGGCGTACACCCCAATCCGACCTGCGCCAACGTCAATGCTGGCTTGGCACTGTTGCAGGAAAAACAATGTGATGTGGTGATTTCGCTGGGTGGCGGCTCGCCGCATGACTGTGCCAAGGGCATTGCCCTGGTCGCGGTGAATGGCGGCAAGATCCAGGATTACGAAGGCGTGGACAAGTCGGCCAAGCCGCAGCTGCCGCTGGTGGCCATCAATACCACCGCCGGTACGGCCAGTGAGATGACGCGTTTTTGCATCATCACTGACGAGGCGCGCCATATCAAGATGGCCATCGTGGACAAGCACACCACGCCCATCCTGTCGGTGAACGACCCGGAAACCATGGCTGGCATGCCGCCTTCGCTCACTGCCGCCACCGGCATGGATGCACTGACTCACGCCATCGAAGCCTATGTGTCGACCATTGCCACCCCGATTACCGACGCCTGCGCGCTCAAGGCCATGAGCCTGATCGCGGCTTTTCTGCCGCGTGCCGTGGAAAACGGCCAGGACATGGAAGCGCGCGAACAGATGGCCTATGCCCAGTTCCTGGCTGGAATGGCGTTCAACAATGCCTCGCTGGGTTATGTGCATGCGATGGCACACCAGCTGGGTGGCTTCTACGACCTGCCGCACGGCGTGTGCAATGCGGTATTGCTGCCGCACGTGCAGGTGTACAACAGCAAGGTGGCTGCTGCGCGTCTGGCTGATGTCGGCGTGGCGCTGGGCGTGAAGGCTGGTGCAGAAGATGCGATTGAAGCCATCCGTCAGCTGGCTGCCAAGGTGGGTATCCCGGCGGGTCTGACGCAATTGGGGGTGAAAGTAGAGGACATCCCGGTACTGGCGACCAATGCCTTGAAAGACGCATGCGGCTTTACCAATCCGGTTCAGGCCACGCACGAAGAAATCTGCGCCATCTACCGTGCAGCCATGTAA
- a CDS encoding LysR family transcriptional regulator — MKLLWELQVFCAVVERKSFVSAARQLGTSPSTATRAVQALEESLGTSLLARSQKQVSLTMAGEAYYDTARQMLQLQEEVEDDLAALGSAPRGWLRFSAPEVMASHFLPPILQQLANSNPQLRFDILYSDTILEPIREKLDFSIRGAYPASSELIGFPLWPYQRRLYASPAYVASHGLPQQPEELSEHAILIHAAPRILKAWNFVSDSHQVSLNLNASHRVSSGNAVLQAALAGWGVARMGDWLAEPLVASGQLVRLCPDYRIVSNRGEDAQMHAVFASRRIPRKARLVLDAIRSAATAAGFASR, encoded by the coding sequence ATGAAGCTGTTATGGGAACTGCAGGTCTTCTGCGCCGTGGTGGAACGCAAAAGCTTTGTCTCGGCTGCGCGTCAGTTGGGGACATCACCCAGCACCGCCACGCGTGCGGTGCAGGCGCTGGAAGAAAGCCTGGGCACCAGTCTGCTGGCCCGCTCGCAAAAGCAGGTCAGCCTGACCATGGCCGGCGAAGCCTACTACGATACCGCGCGGCAGATGTTGCAATTGCAGGAAGAAGTGGAAGACGACCTGGCCGCCCTGGGCAGTGCGCCACGCGGCTGGCTGCGCTTTTCCGCACCCGAGGTGATGGCCAGCCATTTCCTGCCGCCCATCCTGCAGCAACTGGCCAACAGCAACCCGCAACTGCGCTTTGACATCCTGTACAGCGACACCATCCTGGAGCCGATACGCGAAAAGCTGGACTTCAGCATCCGCGGGGCCTACCCCGCTTCCAGCGAGCTGATCGGCTTTCCGCTCTGGCCCTATCAGCGCCGGCTGTACGCCAGCCCGGCCTATGTCGCCAGCCACGGCCTGCCGCAGCAGCCAGAAGAGCTGAGCGAGCACGCCATCCTGATTCATGCCGCACCGCGCATTCTCAAGGCCTGGAATTTCGTTTCGGACAGCCATCAGGTCAGCCTCAACCTGAATGCCAGCCACCGCGTCAGCTCCGGCAATGCCGTGCTGCAGGCCGCACTGGCCGGCTGGGGCGTGGCACGCATGGGCGACTGGCTGGCCGAACCACTGGTGGCAAGCGGCCAGCTGGTGCGGCTGTGCCCGGACTACCGCATCGTGTCCAACCGTGGGGAGGATGCGCAGATGCATGCCGTGTTTGCCAGCCGTCGGATTCCACGCAAGGCCAGGCTGGTGCTGGATGCCATCCGCAGCGCCGCCACGGCGGCAGGTTTTGCCAGCCGCTGA
- a CDS encoding sulfite exporter TauE/SafE family protein codes for MLLTLGFLCFFSFMAGLIDAAVGGGGLIQTPALFNFLPQYSAATLFGTNKMSSAVGTLSATRSYLQRVRLPWKLVIPAAITAFIMSFAGAATVNAIPKSVIRPLVLVLLVLMAMYTLWKKDFGKLHKPVTIGRREMGVGMAIGGAIGFYDGLFGPGTGSFLIFLFIRFFAFDFLHASAAAKVVNLTTNVAALAFFIPTGNVLFQYAIPMAGFNVLGAMTGSWVAMKKGAGFVRVLFLLLTTVLIGKLAWDMLQPWLHG; via the coding sequence ATGTTGTTGACCTTGGGATTCTTGTGTTTCTTCTCTTTCATGGCCGGTCTGATCGACGCCGCCGTCGGCGGTGGCGGCCTGATCCAGACACCGGCACTGTTCAATTTTCTGCCGCAGTATTCGGCAGCCACGCTGTTTGGCACCAACAAGATGTCTTCGGCAGTGGGAACGCTGTCGGCCACGCGGTCTTATCTGCAGCGGGTGCGTTTGCCGTGGAAGCTGGTGATACCGGCAGCCATCACCGCCTTTATCATGTCCTTTGCCGGTGCGGCCACGGTAAATGCCATTCCCAAGTCGGTGATCCGCCCGTTGGTACTGGTGCTGCTGGTGTTGATGGCTATGTACACCTTGTGGAAAAAAGATTTTGGCAAGCTGCACAAGCCGGTGACGATAGGCCGGCGCGAAATGGGGGTGGGCATGGCCATTGGCGGGGCCATCGGTTTTTATGACGGTCTGTTCGGGCCGGGTACCGGCAGCTTCCTGATCTTCCTGTTCATCCGCTTTTTTGCCTTCGACTTCCTGCATGCCTCGGCCGCGGCCAAAGTGGTCAACCTCACCACCAATGTGGCAGCGCTGGCGTTTTTCATCCCCACCGGCAATGTGCTGTTCCAGTACGCCATTCCGATGGCCGGTTTCAATGTGCTGGGCGCCATGACCGGTTCCTGGGTGGCGATGAAGAAGGGGGCTGGATTTGTGCGGGTGCTGTTCTTGCTGCTGACCACGGTGCTGATTGGCAAACTGGCCTGGGACATGTTGCAGCCCTGGCTGCATGGCTGA